A DNA window from Alligator mississippiensis isolate rAllMis1 chromosome 11, rAllMis1, whole genome shotgun sequence contains the following coding sequences:
- the LOC102568307 gene encoding putative olfactory receptor 2B8 has translation MEGSNGSSQGVFILLGLSDKPYLEKLLFVVFLITYIVTLLGNLAIIVVSRLDPSLHTPMYFFLSNLSLLDICYTTSTVPQMLVNFRSTLKTISWAGCVAQLFIFLGLGSIECVLLAVMAYDRYAAVCQPLRYTSIMNHRLCWLMASASWLSGITNSLVQTSLLLRVPLCGRNRVDHFFCEVPALLELACADTSTNEIGRLVASVVLLPMPLGLILVSYGYIGAAVMKIRSAEGRRKAFNTCTSHLMVVSLFYGTATYMYMQPPFHKPRNQSKLVSLCYGLITPMLNPLIYTLRNKDVHGALRRIIGKQFWMQRT, from the exons atggaGGGGA GCAATGGGAGCTCCCAGGGAGTGTTCATCCTACTGGGGCTTTCTGACAAGCCATACCTGGAGAAGTTGCtctttgtggtctttctgataaCCTACATCGTGACTTTGCTGGGGAACCTGGCCATTATTGTGGTTTCACGCTTGGATCCTAGTCTCCATAcgcccatgtacttcttcctcagcaatCTCTCTCTCCTGGATATCTGTTACACCACCAGCACTGTGCCTCAGATGCTGGTTAACTTCCGGAGCACCCTCAAGACCATCTCTTGGGCCGGCTGCGTGGCGCAGCTCTTCATCTTCCTTGGCCTGGGGTCCATCGAGTGTGTCCTGCTGGCAGTCATGGCCTATGACCGATATGCAGCCGTCTGCCAGCCCCTGCGCTACACAAGCATCATGAAccaccgcctctgctggctgatgGCATCTGCCTCCTGGCTAAGTggcatcaccaattcccttgtGCAGACTAGCCTGTTGCTGCGCGTGCCCTTATGTGGACGGAACCGGGTTGACCACTTCTTTTGTGAGGTGCCAGCTCTTCTCGAACTGGCCTGTGCCGATACCTCCACCAATGAGATTGGGCGGCTTGTCGCCTCTGTGGTGTTGTTACCAATGCCTCTGGGCCTTATCCTAGTCTCCTATGGCTATATTGGAGCTGCTGTAATGAAGATCCGCTCAGCTGAGGGCAGGCGCAAGGCCTTTAATACCTGCACTTCCCATTTAATGGTGGTATCACTTTTCTATGGCACAGCCACCTATATGTACATGCAGCCCCCATTCCACAAACCCCGTAACCAGAGCAAGTTGGTTTCACTTTGCTATGGTCTCATCACCCCAATGCTGAACCCCCTGATCTATACGCTGAGGAACAAGGACGTGCATGGGGCCCTAAGGAGAATAATAGGAAAGCAGTTCTGGATGCAGAGGACATAA